The Acidobacteriota bacterium genome includes a region encoding these proteins:
- the moaC gene encoding cyclic pyranopterin monophosphate synthase MoaC: MARNKDARLTHLDDEGKARMVDVTDKPVTVRRAVAESFITLSPSTRSLLAGGRLPKGNALETARLAGIMAAKRTPELIPLCHPLLLSHVDVEATARGKGVRFLATVSTAGSTGVEMEALTAASVAALTLYDMVKAVEKGATIERIRLLEKSGGKSGPYRRKKS; the protein is encoded by the coding sequence ATGGCCAGGAACAAGGACGCGCGGCTGACGCATCTGGATGACGAGGGGAAAGCGCGCATGGTGGATGTCACCGACAAGCCCGTCACCGTCCGCCGTGCGGTCGCGGAATCGTTCATCACCCTTTCCCCCTCGACCCGGTCCCTGCTCGCCGGGGGGAGGCTGCCCAAGGGGAACGCCCTGGAAACGGCCCGGCTTGCGGGCATCATGGCCGCCAAGCGGACGCCCGAGCTCATCCCCCTGTGTCACCCGCTCCTGCTTTCGCACGTGGATGTGGAGGCCACGGCGCGGGGGAAGGGGGTGCGCTTTCTCGCCACGGTCTCCACGGCCGGCTCGACCGGGGTCGAGATGGAGGCCCTGACGGCCGCCTCCGTCGCCGCGCTGACCCTCTACGACATGGTCAAGGCGGTGGAAAAGGGGGCAACGATCGAGAGGATCCGGCTGCTGGAGAAGAGCGGGGGAAAAAGCGGCCCCTACCGGCGGAAGAAGTCCTGA
- a CDS encoding zinc ribbon domain-containing protein: protein MPIYEYRCRSCRRRMSFLVMTPSAFEPECGFCGGRDLERLFSRFSSPRSEEQRLESLADPASLSGLDENDPGSVARWMKKMGGALGDDIDGGEIDELAEQAAEEVAGGADAGPDSSPDEP, encoded by the coding sequence ATGCCCATCTATGAATATCGTTGCCGCAGCTGCCGTCGGAGGATGAGTTTCCTGGTGATGACGCCTTCGGCGTTCGAACCGGAGTGCGGATTCTGCGGGGGGAGGGACCTGGAGCGGCTCTTCTCCCGCTTCTCCTCCCCCAGGTCGGAGGAGCAGAGGCTGGAATCGCTGGCCGACCCGGCGAGCCTGTCGGGCCTGGACGAGAACGACCCCGGGAGCGTGGCCCGCTGGATGAAGAAAATGGGGGGCGCACTCGGGGACGACATCGACGGCGGGGAGATCGACGAGCTTGCCGAACAGGCGGCGGAAGAGGTCGCCGGCGGGGCGGACGCGGGGCCGGATTCCTCCCCGGACGAACCGTAG
- the mutM gene encoding bifunctional DNA-formamidopyrimidine glycosylase/DNA-(apurinic or apyrimidinic site) lyase, with protein sequence MPEMPEVETIARQLRGRVEGKRIAGVRLSGLPLRKPVSPGLGTALVGRTIRRVRRYGKYLVLTLEPKAFWVIHLGMSGRLLYHEPGRAEGGRHTHASILFSDGDGLEYRDPRRFGLLALYEGVSPRAIPEIRSLGKDPLQPGFTGEWLGRRLHGSRREIKSFLLDQGVLAGIGNIYACEALFEARIHPGRRCATLSGRESGRLAAAVQKVLRDAIRRRGTTFSDFRGADGKAGGHRDHLAVYMREGKQCVECGRPIRRISQGNRGTFFCQQCQR encoded by the coding sequence ATGCCCGAAATGCCTGAAGTGGAAACGATCGCCCGGCAACTCCGCGGGAGGGTCGAGGGGAAACGGATTGCCGGGGTCCGCCTTTCGGGGCTGCCGCTCAGGAAACCGGTGTCCCCCGGCCTGGGGACGGCGCTTGTCGGGCGCACGATCCGACGCGTGCGGAGATACGGCAAGTACCTCGTCCTGACGCTCGAACCGAAGGCTTTCTGGGTGATTCACCTGGGGATGAGCGGGCGGCTTCTTTATCACGAACCCGGCCGGGCGGAAGGGGGCAGGCACACGCACGCCTCCATCCTCTTCTCCGACGGGGACGGGCTGGAGTACCGGGACCCCCGCCGTTTCGGGCTGCTGGCCCTGTACGAGGGGGTGTCGCCGCGGGCGATTCCCGAAATCCGCTCCCTGGGGAAGGATCCCCTGCAGCCGGGGTTCACGGGCGAGTGGCTGGGCCGAAGGCTCCACGGCAGCCGGCGCGAGATCAAATCCTTTCTCCTCGACCAGGGGGTGCTGGCCGGGATCGGAAACATCTACGCCTGCGAAGCACTTTTCGAGGCCCGCATTCACCCCGGGCGCAGGTGCGCGACCCTCAGCGGCAGGGAGAGCGGCCGCCTGGCGGCCGCCGTTCAAAAGGTCTTGCGGGACGCGATCCGGCGGCGGGGGACCACCTTCTCCGATTTCAGGGGGGCGGACGGGAAGGCGGGGGGGCACCGGGATCACCTCGCGGTCTACATGAGGGAGGGGAAGCAGTGCGTCGAATGCGGGAGGCCGATCCGGAGAATCAGCCAGGGTAATCGGGGCACCTTTTTCTGTCAGCAATGCCAGCGCTGA
- a CDS encoding type III pantothenate kinase: MFLAIDIGNTNITLGLYEGDVPGPRWRLATERERTADEYGASLREMVRRAGIETGDVRSVAIASVVPPLTGVFEEVSRECLRSRPLIVDSSVKTGIRILCDAPEQIGADRIVDVAAGFALYGGPACVIDLGTATTFDAVSADGDYLGGAITPGMGIAAEALSLRAAKLARVELRPPSSAIGRNTVQSLQSGLLLGYVGLVEGMVARFRAELGPGTRVIATGGLAPVIARETKVVGVLAPWLTLDGLRILYELNRGRDQ, translated from the coding sequence ATGTTTCTGGCGATCGATATCGGCAATACCAATATCACCCTCGGCCTGTATGAAGGGGACGTTCCGGGGCCCCGCTGGCGCCTCGCCACGGAGCGCGAGAGGACGGCGGACGAGTACGGCGCTTCCCTCCGGGAGATGGTGCGCCGCGCGGGCATCGAAACCGGCGACGTCCGGTCGGTGGCCATCGCAAGCGTCGTTCCGCCGCTGACCGGGGTTTTCGAGGAAGTGAGCCGGGAATGCCTCCGCAGCCGGCCGCTGATCGTGGACAGCTCCGTGAAGACGGGCATCCGGATTCTGTGCGACGCCCCGGAACAGATCGGCGCCGACCGGATCGTGGATGTCGCGGCGGGCTTCGCCCTTTACGGGGGGCCGGCGTGCGTCATCGACCTGGGCACCGCCACCACTTTCGACGCCGTCAGCGCGGACGGGGACTACCTGGGGGGAGCCATCACCCCGGGGATGGGGATCGCGGCCGAGGCCCTGTCCCTGAGGGCGGCCAAGCTTGCGCGGGTCGAACTGCGGCCCCCTTCCTCCGCCATCGGGAGGAATACGGTGCAGTCGCTCCAGTCGGGGCTGCTCCTCGGGTACGTCGGGCTCGTGGAAGGGATGGTTGCACGCTTCCGGGCCGAACTGGGACCCGGCACAAGGGTCATCGCCACGGGGGGGTTGGCCCCCGTCATCGCCCGCGAAACAAAGGTTGTCGGTGTGCTCGCCCCCTGGCTCACGCTCGACGGCCTGCGGATCCTTTACGAGCTCAACCGCGGCCGGGATCAGTAG